One window of the Salminus brasiliensis chromosome 1, fSalBra1.hap2, whole genome shotgun sequence genome contains the following:
- the zfp36l1b gene encoding mRNA decay activator protein ZFP36L1b — translation MSAAVSSHLFDCEVQNQYNKVLSFSGRSRNDSLSCSSASMLFSTSVGPLLDRKVGGGSAAGLYQRRHSVSTPISKFSASQLSCSLQTDPLALVFGGNNKENRFRERSYSENGEQLRLSCIGAGQINSSRYKTELCRPFEENGSCKYGDKCQFAHGLHELRSLSRHPKYKTELCRTFHTIGFCPYGPRCHFVHNAEEQRGPLPPLSSFNKAERPRLQHSCSFAGFPSSAGFPHSPTSCTPPPIPSSEDLTEWPTNPFTLSSQDIGGLFGPSLASPLALELPPPSSPTIPSFFRPSESPPSPVDSLSDQEGYQSSLGSLSGSESPVLDATRRLPIFSRLSITDD, via the exons ATGAGCGCAGCTGTGTCCAGCCACCTCTTCGACTGCGAGGTGCAGAATCAG TACAATAAAGTCTTGAGCTTCAGTGGCAGGTCAAGGAACGACTCTCTGTCTTGCTCCAGTGCCAGCATGCTCTTCTCCACCTCCGTCGGCCCCCTGCTGGACAGGAAGGTGGGTGGAGGCTCTGCAGCAGGACTCTACCAGCGCCGTCATTCTGTTTCCACACCCATCTCCAAATTCAGTGCCAGTCAACTTTCCTGCAGCCTCCAGACGGACCCACTGGCCCTCGTGTTTGGTGGAAACAACAAGGAGAATCGTTTTCGTGAGCGCTCCTATTCTGAAAACGGGGAGCAGCTGAGGCTGAGCTGCATCGGAGCTGGCCAGATCAACTCCAGCCGCTACAAGACTGAGCTTTGCCGGCCATTCGAAGAGAATGGCTCGTGTAAATATGGAGACAAGTGCCAGTTCGCTCACGGGCTGCACGAGCTGCGTAGCCTGAGCCGCCACCCTAAGTACAAGACGGAGCTCTGCCGCACTTTTCACACCATAGGCTTCTGCCCGTACGGGCCACGCTGCCACTTTGTGCACAATGCAGAAGAACAGCGTGGGCCTCTGCCTCCGCTCTCCAGCTTCAATAAAGCGGAGCGTCCACGGCTCCAGCACAGCTGCAGCTTTGCCGGCTTTCCCAGCTCAGCTGGATTTCCCCACAGTCCCACCTCCTGCACACCCCCGCCCATACCCTCCAGCGAAGACCTGACCGAGTGGCCCACAAACCCCTTCACCTTATCCAGCCAGGACATTGGTGGCCTTTTTGGGCCGAGCTTGGCCAGCCCTTTGGCCCTGGAGCTGCCCCCACCGTCCTCGCCCACCATTCCCTCATTCTTCAGGCCCTCTGAGTCCCCTCCAAGTCCAGTGGACTCTCTGTCAGACCAGGAGGGCTACCAGAGCAGCCTGGGTAGCCTCAGCGGCTCAGAGTCTCCAGTGCTGGATGCCACCCGCAGACTCCCCATCTTTAGTAGGCTGTCAATTACTGATGATTAG